GTAGTAGTCGTGAGTTGTAACCGCCAAGTCTCTTCGTCTTATCGGCGGCAACCGCCCCTTGAAGTTCTGTATCATGTCATACGACCAAACGGACCTATAACGGATATAACAAGAAGGAACCGATTGTCGAGTAGTAGCTGACTGGTTCATTATTCGATCGATTGTTCAATGGACCATAGTATACTATTTGTATATATCATACTGGATGAATCTGGCGTTGGGTCTCGTTGAAGCACTTGAAGTTTGTTAGTTTTTTGGCTTTCTGAAATCTAGCTTGTAAATTCAGGTCATAATCTCTGTGTAAAAATTGCTCTTGTGGCAGCAAGACATGCTGCCACTGGCTTCCTTCATCCACTTAGAATATCATGGTTCTACTTCCATTCTTATGATACAGTACTGTTAAATAGCCAGTTGATAGCGCCGCTAGTCACGTGATTTCGTCCTCTTATACCAACACTTCTAAGTCAAACAAAACAACCTTTCACTACATTTGACTAGCATTTACTTCTTGATCTAATCCGTTATTTAAGTTCAGTGGGACCAATTCCCAACCCTGTAGGCCTTCTCTTGGTCGTTCAGGTGCTCGGTGCGTGAGGCTCAACTCGCGTTGCGATTTGCGCTCAAGGATCAGTAATATTATATAAGAGCACACCCCCCTTACAAATCTATCAATTGActagatttcttcaatatctcCACAAATTCGATATAATGAACGCTTACAGTTTCACCCAGGCCACTTCAGAGGCCCTCTCTCAACATGATATTCTAAAAGATGTGCTTCACGACCCTCAATTCAAAGCTTGGGGTGTCTTGGCTGCAGAATATTCTAAAGATGCCCCAGTCGCTATGGGGAACACCCTTTCTGTCGAGAAGACACAGCTAAAACCAGTAATTCAGTTCACTTTGAACCCAGAGGAAAAATCGCCAAAGGTTCATGATAAAGATTTGTTCACTCTAGTAGTGACGGACCCTGACGCTCCATCTAGAACCGACAAGAAATGGTCCGAGTACTGTCATTATGTTGAAGCAGATCTGAAAGTTCTCGACCATTCAGctacttcttctgcttctcACGTTAGTGAACCTCAATTTGTAAGCGCAGAGCTAAAAAACGGTACTGTCTTGCAACAGTACCAAGGTCCTGCTCCTCCAAAGGGCACCGGGAAACACCGCTATGTGTTTGTGTTATATAAGCAGCCAGATGGTGTTACAGGTAAACAATTCACTACTATCAAGGATAGACCTAACTGGGGTTTTGGTGAACCTGCTACGGGTGTACACCGCTGGGCTACGGAGAACAAGTTAGAACCTGTCTctgtcaatttcttctatGCAGAAACTAAATGATTAAATAGGTAGCTATACTAATGCTCAGGTAGAAGAATATTCGAAGAATAATTAAACTATGTATATCTATATGATGTGATCAGTCAAACAGTTCGTTAACCAGCTCGCGGTAGACGCCTATTTGGAAATTGTCCAGTTCGATCATGTTCAGCGCGGGGGCGATGATGAACCCACCGCCCTGTTGCGCATTGGCGTCCGAAAGATCGTCCACGGCGTAGTGCTGCATCATTTCTTGGTACATCTTGAGTTCTTTACGTTGAGAATCGTAGTATTTAGAATCGATCCCAAGGTTATTTGGAATCGCACAGAGCCAGATTCTCGTCTTgtagaatttgaaaagttctttgatgagCTCACGGAAATCGTTACGCTCTTCACACACGTAATAAAAAGTGAGCTTCTTACGGTCGAATTGGAACTCTGCATTGAGAATCTTGATGTTTAGTTGTGGGCGCGAGTATCCGCCCGAAGCAGGTGGCATGCCGTTCGAGTGACTGTTGGATCCATTGTGGTGGTGATGGTGGGTGAACCCGCTGTTTAATGATCTCAATTTGAGTTGGGCAATGTGCAATGCTTTCAGTTCATCCTGGAACTTGTTGTGCAAATTGGTTGTGACCTCCCAGGGTGTTGCGAATCTGAGTACCTGTTTCGAGGGaacaatcaattgagttaATTCTATCACGTCATACAGTTTCGAGTTAAGTTCTTCGTTTTGACCACGCGTAGAGTCTATCAGTGCCTGAACAAAAGTGCTGTTGACATGGTGCTGAGATTTGCTGGTGATGAGCGAGTCAAAGtgtattttcttcttcaagaaattaacAAAAAGGGCCAAATCCAGATCGACTGTAGGCTCTACCACAAGAGCCAGGTCTTTACCACGATCACCATCGATAATCACCAAATCACCccttttcatcaagagaTTGGTATTTTGTGGGGTTGATAGAAGTTCCAGTTTACCGTTCTTTAATGCCACAAGAACGAGTGGTTTATAGTGTAGGTATGACGAGGTAGAGCTGGATCTCTTCTCTGAAGACTTCCCATGGTTTCCGTCATCCACTAAACCAGACTTTCTCTCGATGggactctttgaaaattgcTTCTCCGAAGTGAACGCATCCGACTGTGGGTTGTAGTTCAAATTACAACTTTTTAAGAATGCCAAGAATTTCGAAATGGCTCGACTCTTCTTGTCGTCGCGAGTATCATCTGATGAGAGCATCGATTTGATATGGTCTGTGAACTCAAACACAAGTGGACTAGAAAAATAGTTTGACCCGCAATCTGCGTAAAGTGCTTGTAAATCCGCCGAAGAGACAATTTGATGTGCATTCAAAAGTACTAAACCGTTCTCCAACATAACCTCCCCATCCTTGGATTGCTGTTTTGGttggtgttgttgttgctgttgttgctgttgttgctgttgttgctgcttcGAGTAATCCAGATAACCATTCCGCATCCCGTTGTTGACACCTTGAGTCTGATTGTATGGGGCTGTAGAAGGAGCTCCCATTGCAATGACAGGTTGGGTGTTTCTACGCTGTGAATGGTTTTGCGGAGCCATATTATTGTACGGAGCTGCAGGTGCGGTAGTTGGTGGAGCCATTTGAGCAGACAAGAAAGTAGTCtgttttcttccttggtTATTGAAAGCACCAACGGCCTGAGGTTCAGGTAGGGATCCCACATGGCCGTGAATCAATGTGTCCGAGATATATGATGATCTTCTGGCACCAGAAAGTGGCTCCTGTGAGTGTAAATGGCTTTGTTGAAGTAGCGGTTGATGCTGTAGTTGATTTTCGTAAAATGGTGCCtctgaagaactcaaaGGCGACAACATGGAGTTCGAGTTGAAATTATGTGCCAAATTGCCGGAATAGTAGTCGTTATTtctatcaaaatcaaacGCAAACTGCGGAACATTAGCAGATTCGTTGCCCTGGAACATCATAGGCATCGGGTTGGTCATATTAAAAATTGTCTGTTGTTGGGAATGGAATGGGTTCTGCGACTGAGCTGCAGATTGGCTTGCAGTAGGAGGTATAGGTTCAGAGTTTGATGGAGTCATCTGAAATGAATTGAAAGGCAGTCTATGTGACGCTGCAGTACGAAGAGGATGTGGATTATCAAACCCTGTAATaaaatcaactttcttctcctctttACTCGACTCGCGCTCTCTATTACTCGGAGTCACTTCATTGCTCAGAGCATGTGCATTCTTACCAtgagcagcagcagctttCCTCGGTAAATCCGTCAAAGATTTTCCACTATTATTCTTAAACAACAAATTATCGTAGTAGTTCCGCAAATCCACATTATCCGATATACTGGTGGTGCTATTAATGGAAGGTAACTCGGCCGTCATGACTAAACCTCTGATAGTGAATGGGTAAGAGTCTCTATAATTTTTATCCTGAAAATCGTCTCTATCAACCCGACAAACCGCAAACTGTTCTATCTTTTCTATCTTTGCCAGTCTCTTATATTTCACAAGTTTCAAAAGTGCTCTTACAAAACTAGCCCTAGATATCCCTTCAAATGTCAATAATAGCCATCAAAGAATAGTTTCAGGGACCCTCTTGGTACTTATAGTTCTAAAGCCCCTTGTGAACCTTTCTCTCTTCCCTTCGTTACTTGCCCCTGCCTCTCCTCCCCCGACAAACTTTTCGTGGGGACGGCACTTTGAGATGATTAGATTTGATCACGTGACTTACATCAGTAACCAGTATAGAGCGCCATTGATGGCCAACATGATGAGGAAGTAAATGATCAGGACTCTGATACGATGTCTGGGAGGTTCCTGATGCTCAATTGGTGCTGCTGCCTCGGTTGGAGTCGAAACAGGCCTTTCTTCGTCGAGCTGTGGCGCAACTTCTAAGACAACACCAAGACCTTTCGCTATATGCCAGTCGATATGACAGTGGAGGAGCCATAACCCAGGCAAATCAGCTTTGATTCTAAGAGCTGCATATGAGCTGCCTGGAATGTTAATGCTGTCTCTAGTCATTGGGGTTTGTCGATTTTCTTGCCAGTATTGTATATCCTTCTTGTACTTGCGACTAGCGCTGTTGTCGGGGGATTCGGCCCGGAGTGGGCCCTCATGTCCCTCACCTATTGAAACTACTTGGAATGGCTGCCCGTGTAAGTGCCATGGGTGCCTCATGTGGTCGATGGAGTTGATGACAACCTCTGCTATTTGGCCGCCTTTCAGCTTGATTGGGTGCTCGAAAAATTCGCCGAACGTCTTGCCATTCACTTTGTACATCCCAGTACCGTACTCGTTGACTGTTGCCTCGTCAGAATGGTAGGCATAGTCCAGTTCGATTCGTTGCACAGCTGCGTTATCCCAAAGGCCGTGAATCCCACTGCTGTCCGTGGGCTCTAACTGTTGATACATTTCGTTCTTATTCAGCCCCGGCAGATTCTTTATTTTCGTATGATTCTCGTCTCTGATATTTTGGCCTCCTTCCTTGACAAACCATGctgtcttttcaatgtAGCCCATCATCTTGTTGCAGCCGTTTGTCAGCTTAAGCGCAGATTTGCCACTTTTTACATCGTCATTCAGCTTCACAACTACAGTGACCCTTTGTCCAACTGCCATACTGAGAGTCTCTACAACATAAGGCTTAACAAGTATGCCATCAGTCTCCATGATAACTAGCTGGTGCCCGGCTAAGTTCAAGACCTGGGTCCCGGACATTCCAGTGTTGATAATCCGCAGTACCAGCACTTGTGTATCCTTACCAAGGACGAATTCGAGGTTGTCATCTTGTGAGCCATTGATTAAGGACCCGTCTATGCGTGGGTCCGTAGTCCCATCGTAAGTCATCACTTTGTCATGCAGGACATCTAGATCAGAATCATTGTACCAGTCGGATAACGCTATCACTTGTTCCTGTACTGTATCTCCCGTTGCTATTGATTGACCCTCTATCAACGCCAGGGGACCTGCTTCAATTTCCGCCTTGCTATTCAAGCTTTGCAATATATCATTGGTCAGCGACATAAACTCGGGGCAATCCACAATTATAGTACCACGAAGTCCATCCCCATATTGCACGGTGGAGTGTGAGTGATACCAAAAGGTTCCGCAAGCATTCTCTGGAATCGTAAAGTTGTACCAATAATTCTCGCCTGTTTTGATGCCCGCTTGTATTAACTCTGGAACACCATCATTCACATTCCCTATAGGAGCCAGCCCATGGAAATGAAGTGCTGTGTCACAGTAATCCTTCCAAAGAGAATCTGTCTCGCTCAGTTGTATCTCTGCTGGTGAAcatattgaatttttcaaatttaacTTGATTGTGTCACCTATCTTAGCTCTAATTGTCGGTCCATAAGTATCTTGGTGACCATTGATCGATATTATTCGTCTCCCTTTGGGGTTTTCAGCACTTGATACATCAAAAAGCAGAACTTGTTCGATACCTTCACTTGCTCCAGTGGGTGTACTCAGTGCCTCTCGAATTTGCAGTAGGACGACAATTAAAAGAATAGTTTGTAACATATCCGAACCTATCGAGAGCcaattcaagaacaagttCTTCCAGAAAGAGTTAGATATTAATCTCAAAGGGTTAAAAGGAAGTATAGAAGGACGTATATGGCATGTAGGGAATTTAACCAAAGTGGATAGctgatttttgaaaaaaataatGGTTGCTAAGAGATTCGAACTCTTGCATCTTACGATACCTGAGAATTCCGTGATGCGTAGTGTTGCTACACACAAGAATCGAACTGAGGATTCTTGAATCAGGCGCCTTAGACCGCTCGGCCAAACAACCACTTAAATGTTGAAAGTTAAGATAGTATGATCAAGACATACCAATGAGTGGATCAACTATCATATTGAGGCCCACGGAAATAGGAAGGACCCTCATAGTTGAGGCTACGGCCATAGATCCGAAGGCCTATATAAAGACTTATGAAATAGCTATCGAAGAGATGCCTTAAAAGTTGCATCATTCCTTGCCAGAATGGAGAATCATATGTTTCGTTTTAACTTCCAGGACGATCTCGACAAGATAACCTACTTCTCGGATTTCCTAGAAGGCGAAGCCGCTCAATGGTATTTCGCACTTACTCGAAGTGGCACCCGCAACTCAACGTTCAATGAATTTCTGGTACGCTTTCAACGTAAGTACTACAACAGCAATGCCATCGACGATGTCATGGATAGGATGTTCAACTGTTGCCAAACATCATCCCTGATCACCTACAATCAAGAATTCGGGGAGTTAGCCTCCGCACTCCCTACAGACTTATTCAACGAAAGAACCAGATTGAACAAGTACGTGAATGGCCTCAAACCAGAGCTTAAAAGGATGGTCCGGACCTTTCAACCCGAGACCCTTGAGGACGCAATGAATATAGCTACAAACATGGCAGAAACACCTAACTCGTTCAAGCAAACGACACGTACCTCAACCTTACCATATGGAGCGAGTTCATACGAACCAATGGAAGTTGATTCCATACAGACAGAACCCATCGAGGTCGATGCTATCTACAAAGACCTCAAGAATCCCCGCAGACAAAAACTATCCTCTCAAGAGCGCcaacttttgatgaaactcGGGATCTGCTTCAGATGTAGAGCAGGCCAACATAGGGCCAATCAGTGCCCAAATGCGAGTTCTCCCTGATTCCCCAGAAATCAATTGTACATTAGTTCagccattgaaaattacaaaatcaaaaaaattgacaaaCACGAAAGCCCACTTAGCACCACTAATTGGAAATCGTAAGGAAATCGAGACTATTCATGAGGGAAACCCTATACGGTTACTTCTAGATACCGGTGCTGCCACTTCACTGATCTCGTCAGTCCGCGCCAAAACATTAAGATTACAGACTTACGATACAGACCCGGTCACAATCAGGGGTGCAACCACGAACGCCCAAGGCATACCCTGCACTCAGGCAGCTGTATTCACGTTCTTCCATAATGTGAAACGCTATGACGTACCAGTCTACGTCGGCGACCAACTACACACCGATATTATCATCGGGAACCCAATTCTCGATTTGTACCCGGAGCTAGGACTGCCAGACAAGATGAGCCCAACCACAGATACCAAGACCACGGACCCAAAGACACCAATGAAACCAACGAAACCACAGAGATTCTGGAAATCCAAGCCCACACGGACACCAGAGAAATCACAGAAGCTTGGTCAACCCAAACTACCTCAACTAAACCATGAAAGTTCCCTACCCATTGACTTAATCTACACCGAGGACGACCGACAAGTGCTTAAAACGCGGAAGAAGGACCATCGAAGCCTCAACGGCTATATCATCCGTGTTGAAGCAATCGACGCCCAAACACCGAACCACCACGACGCAAGTTCGTTCCACCGATTACCGCCATCCTTGCAAGCGAAATACAGGCACACAGTCAGAAACGATCTGCCACGGACCGCGCTTGAAATGAAAGAGGTCTCCCATGAGATCGACCTGAAAGCAGATGCTAGAATACCCTGTATACCTCCATATAGGAGAACGCCTAAGGAGGAGGACCAGATAGTGACCATAGTGAATGACTTACTTGAAAAAGGCTTCATAGAACCATCAAAGAGCCCTTACAGCTCCCCTGTGgtgctggtgaagaaaaaagacGGCTCCTTCCGCCTGTGCGTTGATTATCGGGTTCTCAACGAAGCCACCATCAAAGACCCCTTCCCACTCCCAAGAATTGAGGTCTTACTTGCAAAGATCGGAAAGGCTTCCATATTCTCAACACTAGACCTCCACTCAGgatatcatcaaattccGGTAAAGCCAGAAGATGTACCCAAGACAGCTTTCACGACCCACAATGGCAAATACCAGTATCGAGTGATGCCTTTCGGGCTAGTCAATGCCCCGTCAACTTTCTCACGATATATGGCAGACATATTCCGCGATTTGCCATTCGTCCTGGTTTACCTTGATGATATTCTAGTGATATCAACATCTGAAAAACAACACATTGAACATTTAAACACAGTTTTAGGACGCCTCCAAGAACACCAACTCATCGCTAAGGAAAAGAAATGTCAATTCTTACAAACCGAAGTGGAATTTCTAGGCTACCACATCTCCGAACATTGTATCCGGCCAATAAAAGGTAAGTGTGACGCCATTCATGCTATACCACCGTGCAAGTCAATAAAAGATGCACAACGTTTTCTCGGTATGATTAACTACTACCGAAGATTCATACCGCATTGTTCGACAATCGCTCACCCGTTAATTGACTATGCAGCTAAGAAAACGCCATGGACTACATTGCAGACAAACGCCTTTaatgagttgaagagactgTTGGTTGCAGCCCCTTTGCTTGTCCCATTCTGCACCGAACATTCGTACCGACTCACTACCGATGCTAGTAAATCAGGACTAGGAGCTGTGTTAGAACAAATGGAGGGCAAGAAAGTCGTCGGCGTTGTAGGCTATTTCTCGAAATCCTTGCAAGGAGCACAGAACAACTACCCAGCCGGTGAACTGGAATTGTTAGGtatcattgaaagtttACGTCATTTCAAATACTTGCTCCACGGAAAGCGATTTACACTAAGAACGGACCATATATCCTTGCTAGCGCTGAAAAATAAAACTGAGCCTTCGATTCGACTAGCGAGATGGCTAGACGAATTAGCCGAATATGAAATTGATCTAGAATACCTCAAAGGCCCTGATAATGTTGTAGCTGATACGTTGTCTAGAAATGTACCCATCAGCAGTCTAGCTACAATCCCTACCTTGGACCCATCAACATGGAGTGCGGACATTAAGAACGATGTCGACCTAGCAGCCGTTCGATTTGCTCTAGGAGGAAACAGCTCTCACTTCGACTCTCTGCCAAAAGAAATACAGCGTCGAGTGATACGCCTAAGAAGGTCTCCACAAAGTACAGCCAAGTATGGGATTGAAAGAGGTACTTTATACTACGAAGGACGATTGTGCGTCCCTCACCACAGGCAAAATGAAGTTTTAGCGGTATACCATGACCACGGACTATTTGGTGGACATTATGGAGAAACGATTACCTATCAAAAGATAGCGAACAAGTTTTACTGGCCGAGAATGATGGCGTCCATCAGGAAATATGTCAAGAGCTGCATGCAATGCCAAATCATGAAGAACTCATCTCACCAGTCACAAGGCTTGCTGCTGCCACTGCCAGTTCCCAAAGGCAGATGGTTAGACATATCGATGGACTTTGCCACGGACTTACCAACAACGCAATCCGGTCACGACATTATCCTTATAGTAGTGTGCCGATTCTCTAAAAGAGCCCACCTTATCCCATGTGCCAAGACACTAGATGCCCGAGGAGTAATCGACCTACTGTACCGGTTTATTTTCGCCTATCATGGGTTCCCAAAAACGATCACATCCGATCGAGACACACGTCTAACGGCCAAACTCTTTCGTGAATTTACAGACCGTCTTGGGATCAAGCTCACGATGTCATCATCTAATCACCCTCAGACTGACGGTCAGTCTGAGCGCTCGATTCAGACCCTCAACCGTTTACTGCGAACATATACCAACGCCGACCACGGACTATGGGATGTACTGCTACCTCAGATCGAATATGTGTACAACTCCACACCATCCCAATCCTCCAGATTGACCCCCTTCGAAGTAGACTGCGGCTATATCCCCATGGAACCCACCATAAATACTGAAACCGAAATCTCAGCCAGATCCTTCGGAGCAGTGGCACTGACCAGACACTTGAAAACTATTACTACCCTAGCCAAAGACGCACTGGCAATCGCGCAACAGCGACAAGAGGCGAATCACAACAGAGggaggaagaaaattgGTTTTAAAATAGGTGAGCTCGTCCTCCTGCATAGAGATGCGTACCATAACACAGGACGCTATTGGAAGGCTCAGCCCTTCTTCGTAGGCCCATTTTCagtgatcaagaaaatcAACGAGAACGCATATGAATTGGACTTACCAATAACATCTAAGAAGCATCGAGTTTTCAACGTTAAGTGGCtgaaaaagttcatcatACGAGAAGGGACGTTCTACGAACAGCCACCAATCACAGGTTTTGCGCGCCTCAGAAAATGCAAGACATCACAGCAATAGTAGGCTATGATCCGGAAGATCACATATACCACTGTAAGCTCCAGTACGTGGACCCACAAATAACTGTCgagttcaaagaaacagaaatCAAACGACTGGCACCCGAACGACTAAACTCATTATTACAAAACCTGAGGGCGTTAACCCATTTCGAACAACCAGTAATTGACCATTAGGAGAGGGAAGATGTGATAGTATGATCAAGACATACCAATGAGTGGATCAACTATCATATTGAGGCCCACGGAAATAGGAAGGACCCTCATAGTTGAGGCTACGGCCATAGATCCGAAGGCCTATATAAAGACCTATGAAATAGCTATCGAAGTCTATCTAATCCCGTCCCAGAGATGGGGGGGACCACAGATTAAGTATGAATACTAAATACCATCCGTATTATTACAAAAGTATTGAAGCTTCATTAAAAACATACCACGAGGAGCTAACTATCACACAGCTTGAACGAGTATCAAGAACGTCATTAAAACGCAATGGTGAGATCATGAAATAAGCTACTCTCATCATTTTGAAATACCACAACTGATAGATCTAGATTCGTTAATGTAGAATTATATCATTGTGACGAATAAGTGTTATTCTCATGCCGTTACAAACAACCGGAACAAGATGTTGACTTCGGTTTGTGATTTGTAGTCACGTAAACAAGACTGAATCCTTATAGACTTCGTGACTATTTATCTATCTTATAGTCAGTCCTGTTAGAGTGAGCGACAAATTTACGATAGACTAATGTAGGTCTACTGCAAGTAACATCACCTTACCACTCCATTCATCCTCAATAAAATGTGGCAAAGTTCATGGAGGGTATAATCGTGAACACAGATTGAGCGCACTGGACAATATTTAGCTTGTTGCCCTGGTCATCCTGTTTTGGTTTAATCAAAAAATGTGAAAGGCTCCGCAAAGGGTTGTAGCTTCTTTATTACCTCTCTCAGTTCCTTTCAGCTTAATAGCCTGGAAACTATTGTGGCCGATATCAGGAACAAGGGCGCCGTTTCTTCCTTACTTTCGTTGTTTCGAGTGTTGTGAACAGCGGCAATATTGACACTGTGGTATGCCTTACCAACTTAACATTTTGATCCTTGGAAAATTATAAACTAGAAATACTATGAGCATTGACGTTGATAAAATAAATAATGTATGTTTTTCAGTTCTGAAAAGCATTATTAGGATGCAAAATATAAAATATATATCGCTAATTAATTTTAGCGAGTAATCATCAATGACTATTTTAGCTTTCGAAGGTAACTCCAAAGGATATTGCCACTACTGTTGAAGTCTCATCGACCACGCAGCAACCGTCGCTTATCTAATAATACAACATGACTTTACATAACCTTGCTTTCTAAAAGTTACATGAAAATGCaatgagcttcaaatttaAGTTTAGGAGCTCTCTTTTGTCAGAACTCTTTCCTTTAACAGAACTTTCTCAATCTCGCTCACCAATCTTTTTAGAGTCTTAGTAGAACCACTTTTCTTTCTGAATCCTACAATACTTCCTTTTCCACGAGACCAAACAACCATCTCAAACAAGGTGGATCTTAGAGATAGAATGTTTTCACTCGAGAGTTTCCCCGTCAGCGTCAATTTGTCAGGCATCGATTTGACACCTTTGAGGCCATACTTTTTCCAACCTTGTAATAAGTTTTGTAATCCGTTGAACAATTGCTTAGCGGCGACGCTGGCGTATAACTCTGCATCGAATTCCCCATTTGTCTTTTCgtttgatgatttggagaactttctgaagaaggaagtatttctcttcttctctgaCCCTTCTTTTGAAGGCATTCTCTCAGACTTTTGCGCACCATCTGTTCTGTGTTTCGGTATCGAGGCATTCAATGGAGCTTCTTGTTGCCTCTCTACTTGCGCATTATCTTCTTTTATTGATAACACCTCCGCGGTTTCACTTGGCTGGTTCTCATCATTTTGAATCATGGATTTAACATTATGCTGAGCAGGTTCTGGCAAAGACTCACTAGATGACTGGTAAATCCCTAGACCTTTAGCCTCCTTGCCGTCCAGAGGTGGTAATGTTGGCAACCTTACGTTCTTGTCTTCCGCGGTGCGGTCCTCTCCGTTAGAGGTTTTGAATCTATCGGCAAAGTTCagtttcaatttttccttcGTCATGTTAGAATCTTCAGGAACTTCGTAAAGACGCCCATCATGAGAACTATCACCAGTAACCTCACCATCCTCTTGTACGTTCTCAAACAAAAACTCGGGCTCATGACCGCTTTGATCGTTTGGTGAATCCCTATTCCCTTTGGCATTGGATGCCTCTTCATTCAACAGATCTGCCAAATTGGTGTAAGATTGTTTCGAAGAATACATTGACAACACAGAGAGCCGTTTGTTTGAATCGCCAAACTGGCGAGATTTTCTAGTGAACTGTGGGACCT
The window above is part of the Torulaspora delbrueckii CBS 1146 chromosome 3, complete genome genome. Proteins encoded here:
- the GMC1 gene encoding putative oxidoreductase (similar to Saccharomyces cerevisiae YDR506C; ancestral locus Anc_1.54); the encoded protein is MLQTILLIVVLLQIREALSTPTGASEGIEQVLLFDVSSAENPKGRRIISINGHQDTYGPTIRAKIGDTIKLNLKNSICSPAEIQLSETDSLWKDYCDTALHFHGLAPIGNVNDGVPELIQAGIKTGENYWYNFTIPENACGTFWYHSHSTVQYGDGLRGTIIVDCPEFMSLTNDILQSLNSKAEIEAGPLALIEGQSIATGDTVQEQVIALSDWYNDSDLDVLHDKVMTYDGTTDPRIDGSLINGSQDDNLEFVLGKDTQVLVLRIINTGMSGTQVLNLAGHQLVIMETDGILVKPYVVETLSMAVGQRVTVVVKLNDDVKSGKSALKLTNGCNKMMGYIEKTAWFVKEGGQNIRDENHTKIKNLPGLNKNEMYQQLEPTDSSGIHGLWDNAAVQRIELDYAYHSDEATVNEYGTGMYKVNGKTFGEFFEHPIKLKGGQIAEVVINSIDHMRHPWHLHGQPFQVVSIGEGHEGPLRAESPDNSASRKYKKDIQYWQENRQTPMTRDSINIPGSSYAALRIKADLPGLWLLHCHIDWHIAKGLGVVLEVAPQLDEERPVSTPTEAAAPIEHQEPPRHRIRVLIIYFLIMLAINGALYWLLM
- the TDEL0C06460 gene encoding PSP1 family protein (similar to Saccharomyces cerevisiae PSP1 (YDR505C) and YLR177W; ancestral locus Anc_1.55); this encodes MTAELPSINSTTSISDNVDLRNYYDNLLFKNNSGKSLTDLPRKAAAAHGKNAHALSNEVTPSNRERESSKEEKKVDFITGFDNPHPLRTAASHRLPFNSFQMTPSNSEPIPPTASQSAAQSQNPFHSQQQTIFNMTNPMPMMFQGNESANVPQFAFDFDRNNDYYSGNLAHNFNSNSMLSPLSSSEAPFYENQLQHQPLLQQSHLHSQEPLSGARRSSYISDTLIHGHVGSLPEPQAVGAFNNQGRKQTTFLSAQMAPPTTAPAAPYNNMAPQNHSQRRNTQPVIAMGAPSTAPYNQTQGVNNGMRNGYLDYSKQQQQQQQQQQQQQHQPKQQSKDGEVMLENGLVLLNAHQIVSSADLQALYADCGSNYFSSPLVFEFTDHIKSMLSSDDTRDDKKSRAISKFLAFLKSCNLNYNPQSDAFTSEKQFSKSPIERKSGLVDDGNHGKSSEKRSSSTSSYLHYKPLVLVALKNGKLELLSTPQNTNLLMKRGDLVIIDGDRGKDLALVVEPTVDLDLALFVNFLKKKIHFDSLITSKSQHHVNSTFVQALIDSTRGQNEELNSKLYDVIELTQLIVPSKQVLRFATPWEVTTNLHNKFQDELKALHIAQLKLRSLNSGFTHHHHHNGSNSHSNGMPPASGGYSRPQLNIKILNAEFQFDRKKLTFYYVCEERNDFRELIKELFKFYKTRIWLCAIPNNLGIDSKYYDSQRKELKMYQEMMQHYAVDDLSDANAQQGGGFIIAPALNMIELDNFQIGVYRELVNELFD
- the TDEL0C06450 gene encoding uncharacterized protein (similar to Saccharomyces cerevisiae TFS1 (YLR178C); ancestral locus Anc_1.56) — encoded protein: MNAYSFTQATSEALSQHDILKDVLHDPQFKAWGVLAAEYSKDAPVAMGNTLSVEKTQLKPVIQFTLNPEEKSPKVHDKDLFTLVVTDPDAPSRTDKKWSEYCHYVEADLKVLDHSATSSASHVSEPQFVSAELKNGTVLQQYQGPAPPKGTGKHRYVFVLYKQPDGVTGKQFTTIKDRPNWGFGEPATGVHRWATENKLEPVSVNFFYAETK